The following coding sequences lie in one Isoptericola variabilis 225 genomic window:
- the sdhA gene encoding succinate dehydrogenase flavoprotein subunit, producing MQTHQYDVVIVGAGGAGMRAALEASKEARTAVISKLYPTRSHTGAAQGGMCAALANVEEDNWEWHTFDTIKGGDYLVDQDAAEIMAKEAIDAVLDLERMGLPFNRTPEGKIDQRRFGGHTRNHGEAAVRRACYAADRTGHMILQTLYQNCVKQDVEFFNEFYVLDLLTDHDLTTEQIGDGEEVNATGVVAYDLATGEIHVFQAKAIIFATGGAGKIFKTTSNAHTLTGDGMALAYRRGLPLEDMEFFQFHPTGLAGLGILLSEAARGEGGILRNADGERFMERYAPTIKDLAPRDIVARSMANEVREGRGAGPNKDYVLLDLTHLEPAHIDAKLPDITEFARTYLGIEPYTEPVPVYPTAHYAMGGVPTNVDGEVLRDARNVVKGLYAAGEVACVSVHGSNRLGTNSLLDINVFGKRAGRAAAAYARTVDRHRELPENPAGRVVEQLEEMRDRPDGERVADVRRALQETMDANAQVFRTGESLTQALSDIRELQKRYRNVSVQDKGKLFNTDLLEAIELGFLLDIAEVTVVAALNRKESRGGHYREDYPQRDDANYMLHTMAYRRPTSAPDVADGTVKGYFDHVEEFGDYKVVLGSKPVTQTRYEPMERKY from the coding sequence ATGCAGACCCACCAGTACGACGTCGTGATCGTCGGCGCGGGCGGCGCCGGCATGCGCGCCGCGCTCGAGGCCTCCAAGGAGGCCCGCACCGCGGTCATCTCCAAGCTCTACCCCACCCGCTCCCACACCGGCGCCGCCCAGGGCGGCATGTGCGCCGCCCTCGCGAACGTCGAGGAGGACAACTGGGAGTGGCACACGTTCGACACGATCAAGGGCGGCGACTACCTCGTCGACCAGGACGCCGCCGAGATCATGGCCAAGGAGGCCATCGACGCGGTCCTCGACCTCGAGCGCATGGGCCTGCCGTTCAACCGCACGCCCGAGGGCAAGATCGACCAGCGCCGGTTCGGCGGGCACACGCGCAACCACGGCGAGGCCGCGGTGCGCCGCGCCTGCTACGCCGCGGACCGCACGGGCCACATGATCCTGCAGACGCTGTACCAGAACTGCGTCAAGCAGGACGTCGAGTTCTTCAACGAGTTCTACGTCCTCGACCTGCTCACCGACCACGACCTGACGACCGAGCAGATCGGCGACGGCGAGGAGGTCAACGCGACGGGCGTCGTCGCGTACGACCTGGCGACGGGCGAGATCCACGTCTTCCAGGCCAAGGCGATCATCTTCGCCACGGGCGGTGCCGGGAAGATCTTCAAGACGACCTCCAACGCGCACACGCTCACCGGCGACGGCATGGCGCTGGCCTACCGCCGCGGCCTGCCGCTCGAGGACATGGAGTTCTTCCAGTTCCACCCGACGGGTCTCGCCGGCCTGGGCATCCTGCTCTCGGAGGCGGCGCGCGGCGAGGGCGGCATCCTGCGCAACGCCGACGGTGAGCGCTTCATGGAGCGCTACGCCCCCACGATCAAGGACCTCGCGCCGCGCGACATCGTCGCGCGCTCGATGGCCAACGAGGTGCGCGAGGGCCGCGGCGCCGGGCCGAACAAGGACTACGTCCTGCTCGACCTCACGCACCTCGAGCCCGCGCACATCGACGCCAAGCTGCCCGACATCACCGAGTTCGCGCGCACCTACCTCGGCATCGAGCCCTACACCGAGCCGGTGCCCGTCTACCCCACGGCGCACTACGCCATGGGCGGCGTGCCGACGAACGTCGACGGCGAGGTGCTGCGTGACGCGCGCAACGTCGTCAAGGGCCTGTACGCGGCCGGCGAGGTCGCGTGCGTCTCGGTGCACGGCTCGAACCGCCTGGGCACGAACTCGCTGCTCGACATCAACGTCTTCGGCAAGCGCGCGGGCCGCGCCGCCGCGGCGTACGCGCGGACGGTGGACCGCCACCGCGAGCTCCCGGAGAACCCGGCGGGCCGCGTCGTCGAGCAGCTCGAGGAGATGCGCGACCGCCCCGACGGCGAGCGCGTGGCCGACGTGCGCCGCGCCCTGCAGGAGACCATGGACGCCAACGCCCAGGTGTTCCGCACGGGCGAGTCGCTGACCCAGGCGCTGTCGGACATCCGCGAGCTGCAGAAGCGGTACCGCAACGTGTCCGTGCAGGACAAGGGCAAGCTCTTCAACACGGATCTGCTCGAGGCGATCGAGCTCGGCTTCCTGCTCGACATCGCCGAGGTGACCGTCGTCGCGGCGCTCAACCGCAAGGAGTCCCGCGGCGGCCACTACCGCGAGGACTACCCGCAGCGCGACGACGCCAACTACATGCTGCACACCATGGCGTACCGCCGTCCGACGTCGGCCCCCGACGTCGCCGACGGGACCGTCAAGGGCTACTTCGACCACGTCGAGGAGTTCGGCGACTACAAGGTCGTCCTGGGCTCCAAGCCCGTCACCCAGACCCGGTACGAGCCGATGGAGCGGAAGTACTGA
- a CDS encoding succinate dehydrogenase hydrophobic membrane anchor subunit, with translation MAATQTTGGIASPRSPYARRTTTRGNYELYSWVFMRASGVLLLVLIFGHLFVNLMVGEGVKAIDFAFVGGKWSSPFWQVWDLLMLWLAMFHGTNGVRTIINDYAQRDATRGILKALLYLAFTVVVVLGTLVIFTFDPCPANAPADLLPSICSAS, from the coding sequence ATGGCCGCGACGCAGACCACCGGGGGCATCGCGTCGCCCCGCTCCCCCTACGCCCGCCGGACGACGACGCGGGGCAACTACGAGCTGTACAGCTGGGTCTTCATGCGGGCCTCGGGTGTGCTGCTGCTCGTCCTCATCTTCGGGCACCTGTTCGTCAACCTCATGGTGGGCGAGGGCGTCAAGGCCATCGACTTCGCGTTCGTCGGCGGCAAGTGGTCGAGCCCGTTCTGGCAGGTCTGGGACCTGCTCATGCTGTGGCTCGCGATGTTCCACGGCACGAACGGCGTCCGCACGATCATCAACGACTACGCGCAGCGGGACGCGACGCGGGGGATTCTCAAGGCGCTGCTCTACCTGGCCTTCACGGTCGTCGTGGTCCTCGGCACACTGGTCATCTTCACGTTCGACCCGTGCCCCGCGAACGCGCCCGCCGACCTCCTGCCGTCGATCTGCTCCGCGAGCTAA
- the sdhC gene encoding succinate dehydrogenase, cytochrome b556 subunit codes for MPTAPAGTLYRGREGMWSWVAHRVTGVLIFFFLLVHVLDTALVRVSPEAYNAVIGTYQTPIMGLGEAGLVAAIVFHAFNGIRIALVDFWSKGTRYHRAMLWVVVGLFVVTMAGFLPRHLMNVFGGGH; via the coding sequence GTGCCTACCGCTCCTGCTGGCACGCTCTACCGCGGCCGTGAAGGCATGTGGTCATGGGTCGCGCACCGCGTGACCGGCGTGCTCATCTTCTTCTTCCTGCTCGTGCACGTCCTGGACACCGCGCTCGTGCGCGTCTCGCCGGAGGCGTACAACGCGGTGATCGGGACGTACCAGACGCCGATCATGGGCCTCGGGGAGGCGGGCCTCGTCGCCGCGATCGTCTTCCACGCCTTCAACGGCATCCGGATCGCCCTGGTGGACTTCTGGTCCAAGGGCACCCGGTACCACCGCGCGATGCTGTGGGTCGTGGTGGGGCTCTTCGTCGTGACGATGGCGGGCTTCCTGCCGCGTCACCTCATGAACGTCTTCGGAGGTGGGCACTGA
- a CDS encoding mannose-1-phosphate guanylyltransferase, which produces MTPADPASAAARTEPVDGFYAIVPAGGAGTRLWPLSRAGAPKFLHDLTGSGRTLLQATVDRLVPLAGPDGVVLVTGRPHVDAAREQLPELADEQVLAEPAPRDSMAAIGLAAAVLERRHGDVVVGSFAADQVVTGQAEFARAVREAVAAARAGYVTTIGIAASRPSVAFGYVRSGEPLDVAGAPSALHARGFTEKPDAATARAYLASGEYRWNAGIFVARTSVLLGHLAEHRPALHDGLRRVAAAWDTPDRDAVLAEVWPGLEKVAIDHAVAEPVAATGGVAVVPGSFGWDDVGDFNSLAALLPSADDAGSKVLGDGEDVVRVQSAGSVVVPAGGRLVTLLGVDDVVVVDTPDALLVTTRARAQQVKDMVTAVRDHGREDLL; this is translated from the coding sequence ATGACTCCCGCCGACCCCGCCAGCGCCGCCGCACGCACCGAACCGGTCGACGGGTTCTACGCGATCGTGCCGGCGGGCGGCGCGGGGACGCGCCTGTGGCCCCTCTCGCGCGCCGGGGCGCCCAAGTTCCTCCACGATCTCACGGGCTCCGGGCGCACCCTGCTGCAGGCGACGGTCGACCGGCTTGTCCCGCTCGCGGGGCCCGACGGCGTGGTTCTCGTCACGGGCCGTCCGCACGTCGACGCCGCGCGCGAGCAGCTGCCCGAGCTCGCCGACGAGCAGGTGCTGGCCGAGCCGGCCCCGCGCGACTCGATGGCCGCCATCGGGCTCGCCGCCGCCGTCCTCGAGCGCCGTCACGGCGACGTCGTGGTCGGCTCGTTCGCCGCCGACCAGGTCGTCACGGGCCAGGCGGAGTTCGCCCGGGCCGTGCGGGAGGCGGTCGCGGCCGCGCGCGCCGGCTACGTGACGACGATCGGCATCGCCGCGTCGCGGCCGTCGGTCGCGTTCGGGTACGTGCGCAGCGGCGAGCCGCTCGACGTCGCCGGCGCGCCGAGCGCGCTGCACGCGCGGGGCTTCACCGAGAAGCCCGACGCCGCGACGGCCCGCGCGTACCTCGCCTCGGGGGAGTACCGCTGGAACGCGGGCATCTTCGTGGCCCGCACGTCGGTGCTCCTGGGGCACCTGGCCGAGCACCGGCCCGCGCTGCACGACGGCCTGCGCCGCGTCGCGGCCGCCTGGGACACGCCCGACCGGGACGCGGTGCTGGCCGAGGTCTGGCCGGGCCTCGAGAAGGTCGCGATCGACCACGCGGTCGCCGAGCCGGTCGCCGCGACCGGCGGCGTCGCGGTCGTCCCGGGCTCGTTCGGGTGGGACGACGTCGGCGACTTCAACTCGCTCGCGGCCCTCCTGCCGTCCGCCGACGACGCCGGCTCCAAGGTCCTCGGCGACGGCGAGGACGTCGTGCGCGTCCAGAGCGCCGGGTCGGTCGTGGTGCCCGCGGGCGGGCGGCTCGTCACGCTGCTCGGCGTCGACGACGTCGTCGTGGTCGACACGCCCGACGCTCTGCTCGTCACGACCCGGGCCCGCGCCCAGCAGGTCAAGGACATGGTGACCGCCGTGCGCGACCACGGACGGGAGGACCTGCTGTGA
- a CDS encoding amidohydrolase codes for MTADAGAFLDAAVADLEADLVEVRRDIHAHPEVARQEVRTTALLLDRLRRAGLDPVPLEGTGLVCDVGPDVPGRGRVALRADIDALPLTDSCGLPWASQVPGVAHACGHDVHTAVVLGAGLALGRLDAAGLLPHGVRLVFQPAEETMPGGAHDVVAQGALDGVEVIAAVHTEPKLDVGKVGTRIGPITSASDAVTVTISSGGGHTSRPHLTGDVVYALGQVITQVPAVLGRRLDPRSGVNLTWGSVHAGNAHNAIPATGSVSGTLRCLDVRAWERAGQVLHDAVEQVVAPYDVDVTVRHARGVPPVDNDAQVTAGLEAAAEAVVGPDGVVLTEQSLGGEDFAWYLTKVPGAMARLGTATPGDRRYDLHQGDLVVDERAIGVGARLLARFALRG; via the coding sequence GTGACCGCCGACGCGGGCGCCTTCCTCGACGCCGCGGTCGCCGACCTCGAGGCGGACCTCGTCGAGGTGCGCCGCGACATCCACGCGCACCCCGAGGTCGCGCGGCAGGAGGTCCGCACGACCGCGCTGCTGCTCGACCGCCTGCGCCGGGCCGGGCTCGACCCGGTGCCCCTCGAGGGCACGGGCCTGGTGTGCGACGTCGGTCCCGACGTGCCCGGCCGCGGCCGCGTCGCGCTGCGCGCCGACATCGACGCGCTGCCGCTGACCGACTCGTGCGGCCTGCCGTGGGCGTCGCAGGTGCCGGGCGTCGCGCACGCGTGCGGCCACGACGTGCACACGGCCGTCGTGCTCGGCGCCGGCCTCGCGCTCGGGCGGCTCGACGCCGCGGGGCTGCTCCCGCACGGCGTGCGGCTCGTCTTCCAGCCGGCCGAGGAGACCATGCCGGGTGGCGCCCACGACGTCGTCGCGCAGGGCGCGCTCGACGGCGTGGAGGTCATCGCCGCGGTGCACACCGAGCCCAAGCTCGACGTCGGGAAGGTCGGCACGCGCATCGGGCCGATCACCTCGGCCTCGGACGCCGTGACGGTGACGATCTCCTCGGGCGGCGGGCACACGTCCCGCCCGCACCTGACCGGCGACGTCGTGTACGCGCTCGGCCAGGTGATCACCCAGGTGCCGGCCGTGCTGGGCCGCCGCCTCGACCCGCGCTCGGGCGTCAACCTGACCTGGGGATCGGTCCACGCCGGCAACGCCCACAACGCCATCCCGGCCACGGGCAGCGTGAGCGGCACGCTGCGCTGCCTCGACGTGCGGGCGTGGGAGCGGGCCGGGCAGGTCCTGCACGACGCGGTCGAGCAGGTCGTGGCCCCGTACGACGTCGACGTGACCGTCCGGCACGCGCGCGGCGTCCCCCCGGTCGACAACGACGCCCAGGTCACCGCCGGGCTCGAGGCCGCGGCCGAGGCCGTCGTCGGGCCCGACGGCGTGGTCCTCACCGAGCAGTCGCTCGGCGGCGAGGACTTCGCCTGGTACCTCACGAAGGTGCCGGGCGCGATGGCCCGGCTCGGCACCGCGACCCCCGGCGACCGGCGCTACGACCTGCACCAGGGCGACCTGGTGGTCGACGAGCGCGCGATCGGCGTCGGCGCGCGGCTCCTCGCGAGGTTCGCGCTGCGCGGCTGA